A window of the Diabrotica undecimpunctata isolate CICGRU chromosome 1, icDiaUnde3, whole genome shotgun sequence genome harbors these coding sequences:
- the Peritrophin-A gene encoding protein obstructor-E isoform X2 has protein sequence MRALTITILSFAAFANGGVLVQDAPACPEQHGVQAYAHPESCNLFFLCTNGTLTVETCENGLLFDGKGNVYNHCNYNWAVDCGKRKADLTPISTPGCEYQFGIYPDGPECSVHFIKCEYGEPIPNQCDAGLVYDERIHGCNWPDLLAEKCNPEAVVGFKCPTKVPSNSPAAKFWPYPRFPVPGDCHRLITCVNGYPRLITCGEGKVVDEHSLSCEEPELVPHCANHIRK, from the exons caAATGGTGGCGTACTAGTCCAGGACGCACCAGCTTGCCCAGAGCAGCATGGAGTTCAAGCTTACGCCCACCCCGAATCCTGCAACTTGTTTTTCCTTTGTACAAACGGAACCTTAACAGTGGAAACTTGCGAAAATGGCCTGCTCTTTGATGGAAAAGGCAATGTATACAATCATTGTAACTACAACTGGGCTGTTGATTGTGGAAAGAGGAAAGCTGACT TAACGCCCATCAGCACTCCAGGATGTGAATACCAATTCGGCATTTACCCAGACGGGCCAGAATGTTCAGTCCATTTTATCAAATGCGAATACGGAGAACCAATTCCCAACCAATGTGATGCAGGTCTTGTTTACGATGAACGCATCCACGGATGTAATTGGCCAGATCTTTTGGCAGAAAAATGTAACCCAGAAG CTGTAGTCGGCTTCAAGTGTCCAACCAAGGTCCCGTCCAATAGTCCCGCAGCCAAGTTCTGGCCTTACCCTCGCTTCCCCGTTCCTGGTGACTGTCATCGTTTGATCACCTGCGTTAACGGATACCCACGACTTATCACTTGCGGAGAAGGAAAAGTAGTAGATGAGCACAGCCTCTCATGCGAAGAACCAGAGCTGGTACCGCATTGTGCAAATCACATCAGAAAGTAA
- the Peritrophin-A gene encoding protein obstructor-E isoform X1: protein MRALTITILSFAAFANGGVLVQDAPACPEQHGVQAYAHPESCNLFFLCTNGTLTVETCENGLLFDGKGNVYNHCNYNWAVDCGKRKADLTPISTPGCEYQFGIYPDGPECSVHFIKCEYGEPIPNQCDAGLVYDERIHGCNWPDLLAEKCNPEVLTAVVGFKCPTKVPSNSPAAKFWPYPRFPVPGDCHRLITCVNGYPRLITCGEGKVVDEHSLSCEEPELVPHCANHIRK, encoded by the exons caAATGGTGGCGTACTAGTCCAGGACGCACCAGCTTGCCCAGAGCAGCATGGAGTTCAAGCTTACGCCCACCCCGAATCCTGCAACTTGTTTTTCCTTTGTACAAACGGAACCTTAACAGTGGAAACTTGCGAAAATGGCCTGCTCTTTGATGGAAAAGGCAATGTATACAATCATTGTAACTACAACTGGGCTGTTGATTGTGGAAAGAGGAAAGCTGACT TAACGCCCATCAGCACTCCAGGATGTGAATACCAATTCGGCATTTACCCAGACGGGCCAGAATGTTCAGTCCATTTTATCAAATGCGAATACGGAGAACCAATTCCCAACCAATGTGATGCAGGTCTTGTTTACGATGAACGCATCCACGGATGTAATTGGCCAGATCTTTTGGCAGAAAAATGTAACCCAGAAG ttcTTACAGCTGTAGTCGGCTTCAAGTGTCCAACCAAGGTCCCGTCCAATAGTCCCGCAGCCAAGTTCTGGCCTTACCCTCGCTTCCCCGTTCCTGGTGACTGTCATCGTTTGATCACCTGCGTTAACGGATACCCACGACTTATCACTTGCGGAGAAGGAAAAGTAGTAGATGAGCACAGCCTCTCATGCGAAGAACCAGAGCTGGTACCGCATTGTGCAAATCACATCAGAAAGTAA